Proteins encoded together in one Thermovenabulum gondwanense window:
- a CDS encoding YicC/YloC family endoribonuclease, which translates to MAKSMTGYGRGKSLNEPGWEVEIRTVNHRFLDIYVRLTKPCLYLEEKIRGFIKERISRGRVDVFIGYSSFNLEREIKTDDKAIEALYKKLLELKEKIGFEGPISLQLLSLLPDIFKVEKNVEDEELWLSLKPVLEEAVLNLNHMREEEGKNLLADISKRLNFINQKLEIIRSRRGINLKEYKSRLEKRISEILEKEILDNERLEMEVAYFAERSDINEELVRIESHIIQFTNLFDSDEPVGKKMDFIAQEMFREINTIAAKSADYEISKQVIDIKSELEKIREQVQNLE; encoded by the coding sequence ATGGCAAAAAGTATGACGGGGTATGGGAGAGGAAAATCACTGAACGAGCCGGGTTGGGAAGTTGAAATAAGAACGGTAAACCATAGATTTTTAGACATCTACGTCAGGCTTACGAAACCCTGCTTATATTTAGAAGAAAAGATACGAGGATTTATAAAAGAGCGTATTTCGCGGGGAAGGGTAGATGTATTTATCGGTTACAGTTCTTTTAATCTCGAGAGGGAGATTAAAACCGATGATAAGGCTATTGAAGCATTATACAAAAAGCTTTTAGAATTAAAAGAAAAAATAGGCTTTGAGGGTCCAATTTCATTACAGCTCCTCTCCCTTCTTCCGGATATTTTTAAAGTGGAAAAAAATGTGGAAGATGAAGAGTTGTGGCTTTCTTTAAAACCGGTTTTGGAAGAAGCTGTATTGAATTTAAACCACATGAGAGAAGAAGAGGGTAAAAATTTATTGGCGGACATTTCAAAAAGATTAAATTTTATAAACCAGAAATTAGAAATAATAAGATCCCGAAGGGGAATTAACTTAAAAGAATATAAGAGCAGATTGGAAAAAAGGATATCGGAAATTCTTGAAAAAGAAATCCTTGATAATGAGAGATTGGAGATGGAAGTTGCTTATTTTGCAGAGAGATCAGATATAAATGAAGAATTGGTGAGAATCGAAAGCCATATTATTCAATTCACTAATTTATTCGATTCCGATGAGCCCGTTGGGAAAAAGATGGATTTTATTGCTCAGGAAATGTTCAGAGAGATAAATACCATTGCTGCAAAAAGTGCGGATTATGAAATTTCAAAACAGGTTATCGACATTAAAAGCGAGCTTGAAAAAATAAGGGAACAGGTTCAGAATTTAGAATAA
- the remA gene encoding extracellular matrix/biofilm regulator RemA produces the protein MDIKLVNIGFGNIVSANRIIAIVSPESAPIKRIIQEARDRGMLIDATYGRRTRAVIITDSDHVILSAVQPETVANRLSEKAIEEEEIDEEEVK, from the coding sequence GTGGACATAAAATTAGTTAATATTGGTTTTGGTAATATAGTTTCTGCCAATAGAATTATTGCAATAGTAAGCCCGGAATCTGCACCTATAAAAAGAATTATTCAAGAAGCAAGAGACAGAGGAATGCTTATTGATGCTACTTACGGCAGGAGGACTCGTGCTGTAATTATTACCGATAGTGATCATGTTATCTTATCTGCCGTGCAGCCGGAAACGGTAGCGAATAGATTAAGCGAAAAGGCAATTGAAGAAGAGGAAATTGATGAGGAAGAAGTAAAATAG
- the gmk gene encoding guanylate kinase, translating to MNNEGMLIVLSGPSGAGKGTVCSKLLEKNTNIALSISYTTRSPRPGEKNGVNYFFTDKENFERMIKEGCFLEWANVYNNYYGTPKKFVEEKIKNGQDVILEIDIQGAKQIKQNWKDAVFIFILPPNLEELKRRIEKRGSETEESLRLRLMCALDELKALSSYDYVIVNDDIDKAVEKLQAIILAEKCRVYRNKDLINKMH from the coding sequence ATGAATAATGAGGGAATGCTTATAGTTCTATCGGGACCGTCTGGGGCAGGTAAAGGAACAGTTTGCAGCAAGTTACTGGAAAAAAACACCAATATCGCCCTTTCCATTTCTTATACCACTCGCTCTCCAAGACCCGGAGAAAAAAATGGGGTTAATTACTTTTTTACAGATAAAGAGAATTTCGAAAGGATGATTAAAGAAGGATGCTTTTTAGAATGGGCAAATGTATATAACAATTACTACGGCACCCCAAAAAAGTTCGTAGAAGAAAAGATAAAAAACGGACAGGATGTAATTTTAGAAATTGATATACAGGGAGCAAAACAAATAAAACAAAACTGGAAGGATGCTGTTTTTATTTTTATACTTCCTCCTAACCTGGAAGAATTAAAAAGGAGGATTGAAAAGAGGGGGAGTGAAACAGAAGAATCATTAAGGCTTAGATTGATGTGTGCCTTAGACGAATTGAAAGCCCTTTCGTCTTACGATTATGTAATCGTTAATGATGATATAGATAAAGCAGTAGAAAAATTACAAGCCATAATTCTGGCTGAAAAATGCAGGGTTTACAGGAATAAGGACTTGATAAATAAAATGCATTAA
- the rpoZ gene encoding DNA-directed RNA polymerase subunit omega: protein MMYPSIDSLTAKFDSKYTIVVAAAKRARQLVEGAPKLVDVKTTKPVSIALFELDAGKIKVERIKTK from the coding sequence ATGATGTATCCTTCAATCGACTCTTTAACTGCAAAATTCGATAGTAAATATACCATTGTGGTTGCTGCTGCAAAAAGAGCAAGACAACTGGTGGAAGGAGCTCCCAAATTAGTAGATGTGAAGACTACCAAACCCGTTTCCATAGCACTTTTTGAATTGGATGCGGGTAAAATTAAAGTAGAACGAATTAAAACAAAATAA
- the coaBC gene encoding bifunctional phosphopantothenoylcysteine decarboxylase/phosphopantothenate--cysteine ligase CoaBC, translating into MLKGKFILLGVTGSIAAYKACELTRLFKKRGAYVQVVMTESACKFVAPLTFQILSENPVIKDMFKEPSNWEVEHVSLADKTDIFVIAPATANIIAKLASGIADDMLTTTFLATKATKIIVPAMNVNMYENPITQRNINILKKNGCYVIEPDEGFLACGKVGKGRFPAPEDIIDYVEKVAVKQEDLKGIKILITAGPTREYFDPVRFISNRSSGKMGYKIAEAALERGAEVALISGPVSISPPEKLHLFHKVETAEEMKNKVNELFQWADVIIKAAAVSDYRPKHKSEHKIKKSDEEIVIELVKNPDILKELGEKKGEKILVGFAAETDLPEGNAREKLIKKNLDMIVLNDVTKQGAGFEVDTNIVKILYKSGKIEEFPLLSKKEVAHLILDRIKAILKERA; encoded by the coding sequence ATGCTAAAAGGTAAATTCATATTATTAGGAGTAACCGGCAGCATAGCCGCTTATAAGGCTTGTGAATTAACAAGACTTTTTAAAAAAAGGGGAGCTTATGTGCAGGTCGTAATGACGGAATCGGCCTGTAAATTCGTAGCTCCCCTTACTTTTCAGATACTTTCCGAGAATCCCGTAATAAAAGATATGTTTAAAGAGCCTTCCAATTGGGAAGTTGAACATGTATCCCTCGCGGATAAAACAGATATATTTGTTATTGCTCCCGCTACAGCTAATATTATTGCAAAATTAGCTTCCGGAATTGCGGATGATATGCTGACAACCACATTTTTAGCTACAAAGGCTACAAAAATTATAGTTCCGGCTATGAACGTAAATATGTATGAAAATCCCATCACCCAGAGAAACATAAATATTTTAAAAAAGAACGGATGCTATGTTATTGAACCGGATGAGGGCTTTTTGGCCTGTGGCAAGGTAGGTAAAGGAAGATTTCCGGCCCCTGAAGATATTATTGACTATGTGGAAAAAGTTGCAGTAAAACAGGAAGATTTAAAAGGGATAAAGATTTTGATAACTGCAGGACCGACGAGAGAGTATTTTGATCCGGTAAGATTTATCTCAAATAGGTCGTCGGGGAAAATGGGTTATAAAATAGCGGAAGCTGCCTTAGAAAGAGGAGCCGAGGTTGCGTTGATTTCCGGGCCGGTAAGTATTTCCCCTCCCGAAAAATTACATTTATTTCATAAAGTGGAAACGGCTGAAGAAATGAAAAATAAGGTCAATGAGCTTTTTCAGTGGGCTGATGTAATTATAAAAGCAGCAGCTGTTTCCGATTATCGACCAAAGCATAAAAGTGAACATAAGATAAAAAAATCTGATGAGGAAATTGTTATTGAACTTGTTAAAAATCCCGATATTTTAAAGGAGCTCGGAGAAAAAAAAGGAGAAAAAATATTGGTAGGTTTTGCTGCCGAGACGGATCTTCCTGAAGGAAATGCAAGAGAGAAATTAATTAAGAAGAACCTTGACATGATAGTTTTAAATGATGTGACAAAACAGGGTGCCGGTTTTGAGGTGGATACTAATATTGTAAAAATTTTATACAAGAGTGGAA